One window from the genome of Triticum aestivum cultivar Chinese Spring unplaced genomic scaffold, IWGSC CS RefSeq v2.1 scaffold8952, whole genome shotgun sequence encodes:
- the LOC123176029 gene encoding nucleobase-ascorbate transporter 2-like, producing the protein MIPAVLVPMMGGSDVSAPLRFLIRATPHGLAPGVTSFSANNVWWCSRLAISDGLQGDRVRVVQTLLFVTGINMLLQSLFGTQLPTVIGGSYAFLIPVMAIVQDSSLAAIPDDHERFLKSMRAIQGAVIVSSSIQIILGYSQLWGIFSRFFSPLGMAPVVALLGFGFFERGFYQVGRCVEVGLPMLILFVVLYQKFSIANCLLVSYQYLKNVQIREIPILERFSLFICIALVWAYAQILTSGGAYNHFVLRLVVDAV; encoded by the exons ATGATCCCGGCGGTGCTGGTGCCCATGATGGGCGGGAGCGACGTGAGTGCGCCTCTGCGTTTCTTGATTCGCGCCACCCCCCATGGGTTGGCGCCTGGCGTCACAAGTTTCAGTGCCAACAATGTCTGGTGGTGTTCTCGGCTTGCCATCTCGGATGGGTTGCAGGGAGACAGGGTGAGGGTGGTGCAGACGCTGCTCTTCGTCACCGGCATCAACATGCTGCTGCAGTCGCTCTTCGGGACGCAGTTGCCCACGGTCATAGGAGGCTCCTATGCCTTCCTCATCCCGGTGATGGCCATCGTGCAGGACTCGTCGCTCGCGGCCATACCTGACGACCACGAG AGGTTCCTCAAGAGCATGCGGGCCATACAAGGGGCGGTTATAGTGTCCTCCAGTATTCAGATCATCCTTGGTTACAGCCAGCTCTGGGGTATTTTCTCCAG ATTCTTCAGTCCACTGGGAATGGCGCCGGTGGTTGCGCTGCTCGGTTTTGGCTTCTTCGAAAGAGGATTC TATCAGGTTGGGAGATGCGTTGAGGTTGGCCTGCCAATGTTAATCCTCTTTGTTGTGCTTTACCAG AAGTTCAGCATTGCTAACTGCCTTCTTGTTTCTTATCAGTATCTGAAGAATGTACAGATAAGAGAGATCCCCATACTGGAACGATTCTCCCTGTTCATTTGTATCGCATTGGTCTGGGCTTATGCTCAAATCCTCACTTCTGGTGGCGCGTATAATCATTTTGTACTACGATTAGTTGTCGATGCTGTGTAA